One window of Acuticoccus sediminis genomic DNA carries:
- a CDS encoding ABC transporter permease translates to MSAITATSDSKAKPRLAPLLATEAGRKVARRLLLLALFFAAWQWGAQEMPAFILPSPHRVWDVWLRLIQKPTFWDDLYTTSARVVVGFLIAAGVGTLLGLLMGVSRFFGDFLEPAVVVINTVSSTIWAIFALLWFGLSEATVVFVVFMTAMPLILTSVFEGTRQVNADYVELARSFRMTRGQILKKIYLPTILPQFFSGARLAFGFSARVVLIAETLGASSGIGYRLRQAADLVQTDQVFAWTLTLVVIILVIEYGVLKPLETRLFAWKKAVAD, encoded by the coding sequence ATGTCCGCCATCACCGCCACGTCCGACTCCAAGGCGAAGCCGCGCCTTGCGCCGCTCCTGGCCACGGAAGCGGGACGCAAAGTCGCCCGGCGTCTTCTCCTGCTCGCGCTGTTCTTCGCCGCCTGGCAGTGGGGCGCGCAGGAGATGCCGGCGTTCATCCTGCCGTCGCCCCACCGGGTGTGGGACGTCTGGCTGCGGCTGATCCAGAAACCGACCTTCTGGGACGACCTCTACACCACGTCCGCCCGCGTCGTCGTCGGCTTCCTGATCGCCGCCGGGGTCGGCACCCTGCTCGGCCTGCTGATGGGCGTCAGCCGGTTCTTCGGCGACTTCCTGGAACCGGCGGTCGTCGTCATCAACACCGTCTCGTCGACGATCTGGGCGATCTTCGCGCTGCTGTGGTTCGGTCTCTCGGAGGCGACGGTCGTCTTCGTCGTCTTCATGACCGCGATGCCGCTGATCCTCACCAGCGTGTTCGAAGGCACGCGGCAGGTGAACGCGGACTACGTCGAGCTCGCGCGTTCCTTCCGCATGACGCGCGGGCAGATCCTGAAGAAGATCTACCTCCCGACGATCCTGCCGCAGTTCTTCTCCGGCGCCCGGCTCGCCTTCGGCTTCTCGGCCCGCGTCGTCCTGATCGCCGAGACGCTGGGCGCCTCGTCCGGCATCGGCTACCGCCTGCGCCAGGCCGCCGATCTGGTCCAGACGGACCAGGTGTTCGCCTGGACCCTCACCCTCGTCGTCATCATCCTCGTCATCGAGTACGGCGTCCTCAAACCGCTCGAAACCCGCCTGTTCGCCTGGAAAAAAGCGGTCGCCGACTGA